One part of the Streptomyces nigra genome encodes these proteins:
- a CDS encoding ABC transporter permease, which produces MASTETTAAKDGADLAGLEAGLDALETVDSGRTPFRKTLTQKVLPPVVAVLLVLALWQFLVSSGIADDPTKLPPPSAVWDELREAWLEGTLHQYIWTSVSRGLLGFLLALAIGTPLGLIVARVRFVRAAIGPILSGLQSLPSVAWVPPAVIWLGLNDRMMFAVILLGAVPSIANGLVSGVDQVPPLFLRAGRTLGATGLKGTWHVVMPAALPGYLAGLKQGWAFSWRSLMAAEIIASSPDLGVGLGQLLENGRNTSSMPMVFFAILLILVVGIAIDLLIFSPLERRVLRGRGLLARS; this is translated from the coding sequence ATGGCCAGCACTGAGACGACCGCCGCCAAGGACGGCGCCGATCTCGCCGGACTCGAGGCGGGCCTGGACGCCCTGGAGACGGTGGACAGCGGCCGTACGCCGTTCCGGAAGACCCTCACCCAGAAGGTCCTGCCGCCGGTCGTCGCCGTCCTGCTGGTGCTCGCGCTCTGGCAGTTCCTGGTGTCGTCCGGGATCGCCGACGACCCGACCAAGCTGCCGCCGCCGTCCGCGGTCTGGGACGAGCTGCGCGAGGCGTGGCTGGAGGGCACCCTCCACCAGTACATCTGGACGTCGGTCTCGCGCGGTCTGCTCGGCTTCCTGCTGGCGCTCGCGATCGGCACCCCGCTCGGGCTGATCGTCGCCCGGGTGCGGTTCGTACGGGCCGCGATCGGGCCGATCCTGTCCGGGCTGCAGTCCCTGCCGTCGGTGGCCTGGGTGCCGCCGGCCGTGATCTGGCTGGGCCTGAACGACCGGATGATGTTCGCGGTGATCCTGCTGGGCGCGGTGCCGTCGATCGCCAACGGACTCGTGTCGGGGGTCGACCAGGTGCCGCCGCTGTTCCTTCGGGCCGGCCGAACCCTGGGCGCGACGGGCCTGAAGGGCACCTGGCACGTCGTGATGCCCGCCGCGCTGCCCGGCTATCTCGCCGGACTGAAGCAGGGCTGGGCGTTCTCCTGGCGCTCGCTGATGGCCGCCGAGATCATCGCCTCCTCCCCCGACCTGGGCGTGGGCCTCGGCCAGCTCCTCGAGAACGGCCGCAACACCAGCTCCATGCCCATGGTCTTCTTCGCCATCCTGCTCATCCTGGTCGTCGGCATCGCCATCGACCTGCTGATCTTCAGCCCGCTGGAGCGCCGGGTGCTGCGCGGCCGCGGTCTGCTGGCAAGGAGCTGA